One region of Sulfuriroseicoccus oceanibius genomic DNA includes:
- a CDS encoding 6-phosphofructokinase — translation MSIAVMTSGGDAAGMNPAVKRFVDYSIEKGEKPYLIYDGLTGLLDGKIVEADKHAVSGILFRGGTILRSSRSQRFRDPEYRKIAYEQLEKRGIDKIVIIGGDGSFNAARVMSHEADVAVAGIPATIDNDIPCTDYCLGVDTALNVIREAIDGIRDTAASFRRTFVIETMGRNCGYLAAMSALTSGAEVCLIPEVDYDMDQITRRLNDEITQGRLYSIAVVAEGVAEGRNIAETLERKTNMEARLTILGHIQRGGSPTVLDRRMAFEFAHTAVEALLDGERSFVTVTDSLNVKTKPIDDVLSSTYELNPYICKMIHPLCH, via the coding sequence ATGAGTATCGCAGTCATGACCTCCGGCGGAGACGCAGCCGGAATGAACCCAGCCGTTAAGCGTTTTGTCGACTATTCGATCGAGAAGGGCGAGAAGCCTTATCTGATTTACGACGGCCTCACCGGCCTGCTGGACGGAAAGATCGTAGAAGCCGACAAACACGCGGTTTCCGGTATTTTGTTCCGCGGCGGCACCATCCTCCGCTCGTCACGCTCGCAGCGCTTCCGTGATCCGGAGTACCGCAAGATCGCCTACGAACAGCTCGAAAAGCGCGGCATCGACAAAATCGTCATCATCGGTGGTGACGGATCGTTCAACGCAGCCCGCGTCATGTCGCACGAAGCAGACGTCGCCGTCGCCGGCATCCCTGCCACCATCGACAACGACATCCCATGCACCGACTACTGCCTCGGAGTCGACACCGCTCTCAACGTCATCCGTGAAGCCATCGACGGCATCCGCGACACCGCCGCATCTTTCCGCCGCACATTCGTCATCGAAACGATGGGACGTAACTGCGGCTACCTCGCCGCAATGAGCGCCCTGACCTCAGGCGCAGAAGTCTGCCTCATTCCAGAAGTCGATTACGACATGGATCAGATCACCCGCCGCCTCAACGACGAGATCACTCAGGGCCGCCTCTACTCGATCGCCGTCGTTGCCGAAGGCGTCGCCGAAGGCCGCAACATCGCTGAAACCCTCGAGCGCAAAACCAACATGGAAGCCCGCTTGACCATCCTCGGCCATATCCAGCGCGGTGGCTCACCTACCGTCCTCGACCGCCGCATGGCATTCGAGTTCGCCCACACCGCAGTGGAAGCCTTGCTCGACGGCGAGCGCTCGTTCGTCACCGTCACCGACAGCTTGAACGTCAAAACCAAGCCGATCGACGATGTGTTGTCCTCGACCTACGAGCTCAACCCATACATCTGCAAGATGATCCACCCTCTCTGCCACTAA
- a CDS encoding HAD-IIB family hydrolase, with translation MLLFSTDIDGTVYDGEQSARLFAGFWAELKSERGGYLAYNTGRALDDTLGLIASTPLPEPDFIISGVGTSIYDVRGERLVQGFHDHLNEGWDPELAHRVVEQSVSDGLSRQPDECQSQHKRSWFWHGASASGLSALEQALVGAGLATQVVYSSARDLDVIPARANKANALLFLMRYLNSAVARTLVAGDSGNDAAMLALGEVDSIVVSNAEAALMERLQGHECFVASQPCASGVIEGLKHYLSS, from the coding sequence ATGCTGTTATTTTCAACCGACATTGACGGAACCGTTTACGATGGCGAGCAGAGCGCTCGGCTCTTTGCTGGTTTCTGGGCGGAATTGAAAAGCGAGCGTGGTGGTTATCTTGCCTACAACACAGGCAGGGCATTGGATGATACGCTGGGGTTGATCGCATCGACCCCGCTGCCCGAACCGGATTTCATCATCAGCGGGGTGGGGACATCGATCTACGATGTGCGGGGTGAGCGCTTGGTGCAAGGCTTCCACGACCATCTCAACGAGGGGTGGGATCCGGAATTGGCGCACCGGGTGGTCGAGCAATCAGTGAGCGACGGCTTGTCCCGCCAACCAGACGAGTGTCAGAGCCAACACAAGCGGAGCTGGTTCTGGCATGGGGCGTCCGCCAGCGGGTTGTCGGCATTGGAGCAGGCTTTGGTAGGTGCAGGGTTGGCTACGCAGGTGGTTTATTCTTCGGCGCGGGATTTGGACGTCATTCCAGCTCGGGCGAACAAGGCCAATGCACTGTTGTTTTTGATGCGGTACTTGAACTCTGCGGTCGCCCGCACGCTGGTGGCGGGGGATTCGGGAAACGATGCCGCAATGCTGGCGCTGGGGGAGGTGGATTCGATCGTGGTGAGTAATGCGGAGGCTGCCTTGATGGAAAGGCTGCAGGGCCACGAATGTTTTGTTGCCAGCCAACCGTGTGCCAGCGGGGTCATAGAGGGCTTGAAACACTATCTTTCATCATAA
- a CDS encoding HAD family hydrolase: MSKKTDGLYLVHISIHGLIRGGNLELGRDADTGGQCKYVLELVEALAEHERVGKVDLLTRQVIDPKVSVDYANPVEILSDGVSIKRIAAGPRRYLRKESLWRYLDAFIDQSLVAFRKAERLPDLIHAHYADAGYVGSRLASLLGCPFVFTGHSLGRTKRQSLLENSSAEVIERRYNLNARIEAEERALEAASLVCTSTQQEIESQYGGYEHYDPARMRVIPPGVDLSRFATPEQAEVAPSVVEKVERFLNHPERPTVLAIARADEKKNLRTLVKAFGESETLRNQANLVILAGNRDRIADLNPGARKVWNELLQLIDQYDLYGSVAIPKQHESDEVPSFYRYAAAKKGVFVNCALTEGFGLTLIEAAASGVPILATNDGGPRDIIGNCSNGKLIDPLDVDGWREALEQIVTDRDQWQQWSENGLKGVRDHYSWKSHVDRYMEQASGLIDNITHPDMIHSKSRTAIPLQDRMIFTGLNDELMDGDAEAIAELREMIESNHTRIGFGLVTGRTLDEARRLIAELNLPSPDVYITQLGARIHYGSRFVEDTQWTRHLSDRWKPDEIREVMDSVDGLTPQPEADQHRFKISYFYDGSIAPSRRKIQRMLRERKIPARVMLSDGAFLDIVPLRSGKGHAVRYVAMRWDLPFDRVLFYARRGSDHGALSGHFLSVLGADHAPELERSEHLPRVYLAQQPNFRGLIEGIHAYQFTTDVRVPESAKGTDDPSETDAVLSADIVAHCSDNE; this comes from the coding sequence ATGAGCAAAAAAACTGACGGGTTGTATCTTGTTCACATCTCTATTCACGGGCTGATCCGTGGCGGCAATTTGGAGCTGGGGAGAGATGCTGACACGGGTGGACAGTGTAAGTATGTGCTCGAGTTGGTTGAGGCGCTGGCCGAGCACGAGCGGGTTGGGAAAGTGGATTTGCTAACGAGGCAGGTGATCGATCCGAAGGTGAGTGTGGATTATGCCAATCCGGTGGAGATTCTGTCCGACGGGGTGAGTATCAAGCGGATTGCAGCAGGGCCTCGTCGCTATCTGCGAAAGGAGTCGCTTTGGCGGTATCTTGATGCGTTCATCGATCAATCGCTGGTGGCGTTTCGGAAGGCGGAGCGGTTGCCTGATTTGATCCACGCGCATTATGCTGACGCAGGATATGTGGGGAGTCGGTTGGCGTCGCTGCTGGGGTGTCCGTTTGTTTTTACCGGGCACTCGCTGGGGCGGACCAAACGGCAGAGCTTGCTTGAGAATAGTTCTGCTGAGGTGATTGAGCGTCGTTACAATTTGAACGCGCGGATTGAGGCGGAGGAGCGGGCGTTGGAGGCGGCTTCTTTGGTGTGTACCAGCACCCAGCAGGAGATTGAATCGCAGTACGGCGGGTACGAGCATTATGACCCGGCCAGGATGCGGGTGATTCCTCCGGGAGTGGACTTGTCGCGATTTGCCACGCCGGAGCAGGCGGAGGTGGCACCCAGTGTGGTGGAAAAGGTTGAGCGGTTTTTGAACCATCCCGAACGGCCGACTGTATTGGCGATTGCACGCGCGGATGAGAAGAAGAACCTGCGCACACTGGTGAAGGCATTCGGTGAGAGTGAAACTCTGAGGAACCAAGCCAACCTGGTTATTCTGGCGGGTAACCGTGATAGGATCGCGGATTTGAATCCGGGCGCGCGGAAGGTCTGGAATGAACTGTTACAATTGATCGATCAGTACGATTTGTATGGATCGGTGGCGATTCCCAAGCAGCATGAGTCCGACGAGGTTCCGAGCTTTTACCGCTATGCGGCGGCGAAGAAGGGTGTGTTTGTCAATTGTGCGCTGACCGAGGGGTTCGGTCTCACTTTGATCGAAGCGGCTGCCTCCGGGGTGCCTATTCTTGCGACCAATGACGGTGGTCCGCGCGATATCATCGGCAACTGCAGTAACGGCAAGTTGATCGATCCTCTGGACGTGGATGGGTGGCGCGAGGCACTGGAACAGATCGTGACGGATCGAGATCAATGGCAGCAGTGGTCAGAAAATGGTCTCAAAGGAGTGCGTGATCACTATTCGTGGAAGAGCCATGTGGACCGTTACATGGAGCAGGCTTCCGGCTTGATCGATAACATCACGCATCCGGACATGATCCATTCGAAATCGCGCACGGCGATTCCGTTGCAGGATCGGATGATTTTCACCGGCTTGAACGATGAATTGATGGATGGCGATGCGGAGGCGATTGCCGAGTTGCGTGAGATGATTGAGTCCAACCACACCCGGATAGGGTTTGGTCTGGTGACCGGGCGTACGCTGGACGAGGCCAGGCGGCTCATCGCCGAGTTGAACCTGCCATCACCGGACGTCTATATCACGCAATTGGGGGCAAGGATTCATTACGGATCGCGTTTCGTGGAGGACACCCAATGGACGCGGCATTTGAGTGACCGCTGGAAGCCTGACGAGATCCGTGAGGTGATGGACTCGGTGGACGGGCTCACGCCTCAACCCGAGGCGGATCAGCATCGGTTCAAGATTTCCTATTTCTATGACGGCTCGATCGCTCCTTCGCGGCGTAAGATACAGCGGATGCTGCGTGAGAGAAAGATTCCGGCCAGGGTGATGTTATCGGATGGGGCGTTTTTGGATATCGTGCCGTTGCGGTCTGGCAAGGGGCATGCGGTGAGGTATGTGGCGATGCGCTGGGACCTACCCTTTGACCGGGTCTTGTTTTATGCGCGGCGAGGAAGTGATCACGGCGCGCTGTCTGGGCATTTCCTGAGTGTTTTGGGGGCGGATCATGCGCCCGAATTGGAGCGATCCGAGCATTTGCCGCGGGTGTATCTGGCGCAGCAGCCGAATTTCCGCGGGTTGATAGAAGGGATCCACGCCTATCAGTTTACGACGGATGTGAGGGTGCCGGAGAGCGCGAAGGGAACGGATGACCCGAGTGAGACCGATGCCGTGTTGAGTGCCGATATTGTGGCCCATTGTTCCGATAACGAATAG
- a CDS encoding ROK family protein codes for MLDQSQAGLLGGIEAGGTKFVCAVGSAPDQILQQETFPTEDPETTMRNVVGFFKGAQERHGVIEAVGIGTFGPADIHVKSPGYGSILQTPKEHWEGANIVTSLLDGLGCRIPVAFDTDVNAAAVGESEYGAGRQYRNLAYVTIGTGIGGGVLIDGKPLHGRMHPEIGHMSVPDLEHLVGKDTNVCPFHGSCLEGRASGTAIRARWGVPGNELPADHPAWDLQAQYLAHGAVGITAAWSPDLIIFGGGVSQQEGLMDRVRGHFEKLAGGYWSLPPLDVYLQTPELNQQAGIVGALTLAGRLLDPDRTNH; via the coding sequence ATGTTAGATCAATCGCAGGCGGGGCTGCTTGGAGGAATAGAGGCAGGGGGGACGAAGTTTGTTTGTGCGGTGGGATCTGCTCCTGACCAGATATTGCAGCAGGAGACGTTTCCCACGGAGGACCCTGAAACGACGATGCGCAATGTGGTGGGCTTTTTTAAGGGCGCGCAAGAGCGGCATGGTGTGATCGAGGCGGTGGGGATCGGGACGTTTGGTCCGGCGGACATTCATGTGAAGTCACCGGGCTACGGGTCGATTTTGCAAACGCCGAAGGAGCACTGGGAGGGAGCGAACATCGTGACCTCGTTGTTGGATGGGTTGGGATGTCGGATTCCCGTCGCCTTTGACACGGATGTGAATGCGGCGGCTGTGGGGGAGTCCGAGTACGGAGCAGGTCGGCAGTACCGCAACCTGGCGTATGTGACGATAGGTACGGGAATTGGCGGCGGCGTGTTGATCGACGGCAAACCGCTGCACGGAAGGATGCATCCGGAGATCGGGCATATGTCCGTACCTGATCTGGAGCATCTGGTGGGGAAGGACACGAATGTTTGCCCGTTTCATGGGTCCTGCCTTGAGGGGCGGGCTTCTGGGACGGCGATCCGAGCGCGCTGGGGAGTGCCGGGCAATGAGCTGCCGGCGGATCATCCAGCGTGGGATTTGCAGGCGCAGTACTTGGCGCACGGCGCTGTGGGGATCACAGCTGCCTGGTCACCGGATTTGATTATTTTCGGAGGCGGCGTGTCCCAACAGGAAGGCCTGATGGACCGGGTGCGGGGGCATTTTGAGAAGTTGGCCGGTGGGTATTGGTCGCTACCGCCGCTGGACGTGTATTTGCAGACGCCGGAGCTGAACCAACAGGCGGGGATCGTGGGGGCGCTGACGCTGGCGGGGCGGTTGTTGGACCCGGACCGGACCAATCATTGA
- a CDS encoding amylosucrase, with translation MRRLRGMLESRFAEQKETCEIEQKENCEWEAFMIRLEERFPHLLDQLLELYGSNFDFYYHLERLVEIMGAAFLQRSPQLKISDAMREADPHWFQRGHLIGAMAYVDLFANDLVDLRKHIPYLQELGITYLHLMPVYKTPDGDDDGGYAVSSYRELDPTLGTIDELKTLADELREKGISLVLDFIFNHTSDEHEWAQRAKASSEDYQDYYFMFDSRREPDEYEKHLRTIFPEEHPGSFTYINRLKKWVWTTFHTYQWDLNYRNPEVFNAMVAEMLHLANLGVDVLRLDAVPFCWKEKGTGCENLPEAHLVIRAFNSVASVVAPGVVFKSEAIVAPDEISKYISPEECQVSYNPLLMALLWESLATRDVKLLKHSMKKRFHIDAGCAWINYVRSHDDIGWGFDNLDAEELGMNPHDHRNFLNQFFFGRHEASFAEGEPFQEDAVTGDARVSGTCASLCGLGRALKSGDEAEVRKAIDRILLIHGVIFTIGGIPLIYLGDEIGMLNDHSYQKDLEKEGDSRWLHRPKFDWEKAELRNVEGTPEYDIYHGLLRFVRLRGSNPAIASGDTDMVETGNPHVFGYFRTNSEQSVLCLANFSESVQVVEGRRLRQLGLKKALVDLVNGRSVIASHTLELAPYQFAALLG, from the coding sequence ATGCGACGCCTTCGCGGGATGTTGGAGTCGCGATTTGCCGAGCAGAAGGAAACGTGTGAGATCGAGCAGAAGGAGAACTGTGAGTGGGAAGCCTTCATGATCCGGCTCGAGGAACGGTTTCCTCATTTGCTGGATCAGTTGTTGGAGTTGTACGGCTCGAACTTTGATTTCTACTATCATCTCGAGCGCTTGGTTGAGATCATGGGGGCTGCTTTCCTGCAGCGGTCACCGCAGCTGAAGATATCGGATGCGATGCGCGAAGCCGACCCGCATTGGTTCCAGCGCGGGCATCTGATCGGTGCCATGGCTTACGTGGATTTGTTTGCCAACGATCTGGTGGATCTGCGCAAGCACATCCCCTATCTACAGGAACTGGGCATCACCTACCTGCATTTGATGCCGGTGTACAAAACGCCGGATGGTGATGACGACGGCGGCTATGCGGTGAGCAGTTACCGTGAGCTCGATCCGACACTCGGAACCATCGATGAACTGAAGACTCTCGCGGATGAACTGAGGGAGAAGGGGATTTCGCTCGTGCTCGACTTTATCTTCAACCACACCTCGGACGAGCACGAGTGGGCGCAGCGGGCCAAGGCGTCGAGTGAGGACTATCAGGACTACTATTTTATGTTCGACTCACGGCGCGAGCCGGACGAATACGAGAAGCATTTGCGCACGATTTTCCCTGAGGAGCATCCGGGAAGCTTCACGTATATCAACCGCTTGAAAAAGTGGGTGTGGACGACCTTCCATACCTACCAGTGGGATTTGAATTACCGCAACCCGGAGGTCTTCAATGCGATGGTGGCGGAGATGCTGCATTTGGCGAACCTGGGCGTGGACGTGCTGCGACTCGATGCGGTGCCGTTCTGTTGGAAAGAGAAGGGCACGGGGTGCGAGAACCTGCCTGAGGCGCATTTGGTGATCCGTGCCTTCAATTCGGTGGCGTCGGTGGTGGCGCCCGGAGTGGTGTTCAAGTCCGAGGCGATTGTCGCGCCGGATGAAATCAGCAAATACATCAGTCCGGAGGAGTGTCAGGTTTCCTACAATCCCTTGTTGATGGCGTTGCTGTGGGAGTCACTGGCGACCCGTGATGTGAAGCTGCTCAAGCACTCGATGAAGAAGCGTTTCCACATCGACGCGGGCTGCGCGTGGATCAATTATGTGCGCTCGCACGATGATATCGGCTGGGGCTTCGACAACTTGGATGCGGAGGAGTTGGGGATGAACCCACACGACCACCGCAACTTCCTCAATCAGTTCTTTTTTGGGCGGCATGAGGCGAGCTTTGCCGAGGGTGAGCCATTTCAAGAGGACGCGGTGACCGGGGATGCACGGGTTTCGGGGACTTGTGCCTCTCTGTGTGGGCTAGGGCGTGCCCTGAAGTCCGGGGATGAGGCGGAGGTGCGCAAAGCGATCGACAGGATCTTGCTGATCCATGGTGTGATCTTCACGATTGGCGGGATTCCTTTGATCTATTTGGGCGATGAGATCGGGATGCTCAACGACCACTCATACCAGAAGGATTTGGAGAAAGAGGGGGATTCACGCTGGTTGCACCGACCTAAGTTTGATTGGGAAAAGGCGGAGCTGCGCAATGTCGAAGGGACTCCTGAGTACGACATCTACCACGGGTTGCTGCGCTTTGTGCGATTGCGAGGAAGTAACCCGGCGATCGCCAGCGGCGACACCGATATGGTCGAAACCGGAAACCCTCATGTGTTCGGCTACTTCCGTACCAACAGCGAACAGAGCGTGCTTTGTTTGGCGAACTTCAGTGAATCGGTGCAAGTCGTCGAGGGGCGCAGGTTGCGCCAGCTTGGTCTGAAGAAGGCGTTGGTGGATCTGGTCAACGGGCGGTCGGTCATTGCATCGCATACGCTGGAGTTGGCTCCTTACCAATTTGCGGCGCTACTTGGATGA
- a CDS encoding class I SAM-dependent RNA methyltransferase produces MPGSRPRVPAKFNPHPFAYHEEVELQIHSLTNLGVGVARHGEDQWVVFVPFALPGETVLARIFRNHKSYSEADLVRVIDPSPNRVEPVCPLFGTCGGCQYQNFKYSEQLVWKRRQVEELLQRMVGIEAEVQPVIASPKEYHYRSKLTPHFQKPRCGELSEIGFLKQGRRYDLVDVESCPIAMDQINERLIGVRADVRSRGSSFKRGATLLLRADKNTVHTESDAIAEEDVEGVTFRFKAGEFFQNNPYILPKFTSFVREQAAAGGNKYLIDAYCGSGLFGLTSARAFDQVAGIEVSEAAIDWAKANAKANGIENVRFINGSAEAIFQDVQFPGSETTVIIDPPRKGSNQMFIDQLQAFGPSRVVYVSCNPATQMRDLKEFLEIGYEIENVQPFDLFPQTRHLECIVTLRKA; encoded by the coding sequence ATGCCAGGTTCCCGTCCACGCGTTCCCGCCAAATTCAACCCGCATCCATTTGCCTATCATGAGGAAGTGGAGCTTCAGATCCATTCGCTGACCAATCTTGGGGTGGGCGTGGCGCGCCATGGCGAGGATCAGTGGGTCGTGTTCGTTCCATTCGCGCTGCCGGGTGAGACGGTGCTGGCGCGCATTTTCCGCAACCATAAGAGCTACTCGGAAGCGGACTTGGTGCGGGTGATCGATCCTTCGCCGAACCGGGTGGAGCCTGTTTGTCCGTTGTTTGGAACCTGTGGTGGTTGCCAGTACCAGAACTTCAAGTACTCCGAGCAGTTGGTGTGGAAGCGCCGACAAGTCGAAGAGTTGCTACAGCGGATGGTGGGTATTGAGGCGGAAGTGCAGCCGGTGATCGCCTCGCCGAAGGAGTATCACTACCGCTCCAAGCTGACGCCGCACTTCCAAAAGCCACGCTGTGGTGAGCTGAGTGAAATCGGGTTCCTGAAGCAGGGCCGGCGTTACGATCTGGTGGACGTGGAGAGCTGCCCGATCGCGATGGACCAGATCAACGAGCGGTTGATCGGTGTGCGGGCGGATGTGCGCTCCCGCGGGTCTTCTTTCAAACGTGGTGCCACCTTGTTGCTGCGCGCTGACAAGAATACCGTCCATACCGAGTCCGACGCTATTGCCGAGGAGGATGTGGAAGGTGTGACCTTCCGCTTCAAGGCAGGCGAGTTCTTCCAGAACAACCCTTACATCCTGCCGAAGTTCACCAGCTTCGTGCGTGAACAGGCAGCAGCAGGCGGAAACAAGTATCTCATCGACGCTTACTGTGGCAGCGGACTCTTCGGATTGACCTCGGCGCGTGCGTTCGATCAGGTCGCGGGGATCGAAGTCAGTGAGGCCGCGATTGATTGGGCGAAAGCCAATGCCAAGGCCAATGGCATCGAGAACGTGCGCTTCATCAACGGCAGTGCCGAAGCAATTTTCCAGGATGTTCAGTTCCCTGGCAGCGAGACGACGGTGATCATTGATCCGCCGCGGAAGGGAAGTAATCAGATGTTCATCGACCAGCTGCAGGCGTTTGGTCCGTCGCGGGTGGTCTATGTGAGCTGCAACCCGGCCACGCAGATGCGGGATTTGAAGGAGTTCCTGGAAATTGGCTACGAAATTGAGAATGTGCAGCCGTTCGACCTTTTCCCTCAAACCCGCCATCTTGAGTGCATCGTGACGCTGCGGAAAGCGTGA
- a CDS encoding MBL fold metallo-hydrolase, with product MARLDHALEDDYEDVLRKAAHGHGEDAASLAERAGIDEEVVAAAFAGREGSPDVLRLLAPLVGLDAGRLVALARGSYVPQADLPDGVAEVSMDFHGLPVHAWLVEDPANPKDVIAIDTGIRPEPLLNALVHGGFNLKAIFITHMDPDHVGGVEGVLEKFPEAELWSPEGEGYAPGRHFQAGDVFAFGGLKLKMISSRGHGPAAVSIAVEGLDAPVVMVGDAIFAGSIGRPRHGLELALREIRENLLSLPSRTVLCPGHGALTTVGQELAHNPFFG from the coding sequence ATGGCTAGATTGGACCACGCACTCGAAGATGATTACGAGGATGTCTTGCGCAAGGCGGCGCATGGGCATGGCGAGGACGCGGCGTCGCTCGCAGAGCGGGCGGGGATCGATGAAGAGGTGGTGGCTGCGGCCTTTGCAGGTAGGGAAGGATCTCCAGATGTGCTGCGCTTGTTGGCGCCTTTGGTCGGCTTGGACGCCGGAAGGTTGGTTGCGCTGGCTCGAGGAAGCTACGTGCCGCAGGCGGATTTGCCGGATGGGGTCGCGGAAGTCTCGATGGACTTTCATGGCCTGCCTGTACACGCATGGTTGGTGGAGGATCCTGCCAATCCGAAAGACGTGATAGCGATCGATACAGGGATCCGTCCGGAGCCTCTTTTGAATGCGTTGGTGCATGGCGGCTTTAATTTGAAGGCGATCTTCATCACTCACATGGATCCAGATCATGTGGGGGGCGTGGAGGGCGTGCTGGAGAAGTTCCCGGAAGCGGAATTGTGGTCGCCAGAGGGAGAGGGCTATGCGCCCGGTCGGCATTTTCAGGCCGGGGATGTGTTTGCCTTTGGTGGGCTGAAGCTGAAGATGATTTCGTCCCGCGGGCATGGTCCGGCGGCGGTGAGTATTGCCGTCGAGGGATTGGATGCTCCGGTGGTGATGGTGGGCGACGCGATCTTCGCGGGATCGATCGGGCGGCCGCGGCATGGCTTGGAGTTGGCGTTGCGCGAGATCCGGGAAAACCTGCTCAGCTTGCCGTCACGGACGGTTTTGTGTCCCGGTCATGGCGCGTTGACCACGGTGGGGCAGGAGCTTGCGCACAACCCGTTCTTTGGGTGA
- a CDS encoding radical SAM protein, which produces MVNIADSPGAQKLVDDPFGSRPYLVFWEVTRACALACKHCRAVAQPKRHPDELTSEEAERLVDQLAELSPPMLILTGGDPLMRLDVLQIAQRADERGMRVGLSPAATARLSNYDFDVIRQAGVSSMSLSLDGATRETHDAFRGVKGTFDRTIDAVHRAKAAGLSVQINTTLTAHNLDEFDAFRDLMFELEPSMWSVFILVPTGRAGVVDMPSADALESVFERMADLVGKAPFGIKTTEGHHFRRVLAQRGHGGQRGRQGMRTPLGIRDGRGVMFISHTGVVSPSGFLPADCGNVRDVHPAEVYREHPLFVSLRDSDALGGKCGRCEFRTICGGSRARAYGVTGDMFAAEPACSYQPKSTR; this is translated from the coding sequence ATGGTCAACATCGCAGACTCCCCCGGTGCTCAGAAGCTCGTCGACGACCCCTTTGGATCGCGCCCGTACCTAGTTTTTTGGGAGGTGACCCGAGCCTGTGCGTTAGCTTGCAAGCATTGCCGGGCGGTGGCTCAGCCGAAGCGTCATCCGGACGAACTGACGAGCGAGGAGGCCGAGCGATTGGTCGATCAGTTGGCTGAACTGTCACCTCCGATGTTGATTCTGACCGGCGGCGACCCGCTGATGCGACTGGATGTGCTGCAGATTGCCCAGCGTGCCGACGAGCGGGGAATGCGAGTGGGGCTGAGTCCCGCAGCGACCGCCCGGTTGAGCAACTATGACTTTGATGTGATCCGTCAGGCCGGCGTGTCGAGCATGTCGCTCAGCCTGGATGGAGCCACTCGGGAGACCCATGATGCATTCCGCGGCGTGAAGGGAACCTTTGACCGCACGATCGATGCCGTTCACCGAGCCAAGGCGGCGGGATTGTCGGTGCAGATCAATACAACGCTGACAGCGCACAACTTGGATGAGTTCGATGCCTTCCGTGATCTGATGTTCGAGCTTGAGCCGTCGATGTGGAGTGTGTTCATCCTGGTGCCGACCGGACGTGCGGGCGTGGTGGACATGCCGTCTGCGGATGCATTGGAGAGTGTGTTCGAGCGGATGGCGGACTTGGTGGGCAAGGCACCGTTTGGGATCAAGACCACCGAGGGGCATCACTTCCGGCGCGTGCTGGCGCAGCGCGGACATGGCGGCCAGCGAGGGCGTCAGGGGATGCGCACCCCGCTGGGGATCCGCGACGGGCGTGGCGTGATGTTCATTTCCCACACCGGTGTGGTGAGCCCGAGCGGCTTCCTGCCGGCGGACTGCGGCAATGTGCGCGACGTGCACCCGGCGGAGGTTTACCGCGAGCACCCGCTTTTTGTGTCGCTGCGGGACTCCGACGCATTGGGCGGCAAGTGTGGCCGCTGTGAGTTTAGAACGATTTGTGGCGGGTCGCGTGCCCGTGCCTACGGGGTGACAGGCGACATGTTTGCCGCCGAGCCAGCCTGCTCCTATCAACCAAAATCTACGAGATAA